From the Carassius carassius chromosome 45, fCarCar2.1, whole genome shotgun sequence genome, one window contains:
- the LOC132127104 gene encoding drebrin-like protein B isoform X2: protein MAVNLSKNGPALTDAYNEVVNGRTSTDWVLFTYEGNSNDIRVAGKGDGGLEEMVEELNSGKVMYAFCKVLDPSSGVPKFVLINWTGEGVKDVRKGVCANHVHSMASFLRGAHVTINARSDDDVEPAAIMEKVTKGSGVNYNIQKESKQNNNCEPPGRVGSVYKKVSALDEIQSTDRDNFWAKAEQDEKTRRQEERRKANEERQRLEKERRERDAREADEREQSRKEKGKEIDQQRQFEKKQEAENKEQEQRKLDKEQKEHQSPIKGGILRSESVQKANEAASIISQRSINPRELFMQKERSLANSATASSATRPSQLRSPFLSQQAVSAENPPNESRSQPLSPVRPAAAVSVSHVPAPVSPAHKTTAFPVEKEDPFSDDPFVSEQAEGSEDEWDDSGGEGSSPDAGKQQSYDLNDIYTDVPSQESLYENVNQDFQTHAGEEEETGENQNICARALYDYQALDDTEITFDPDDIITGIEMIDEGWWRGYGPDGHYGLFPSNYVELI from the exons ATGGCAGTAAACTTGAGCAAAAACGGGCCCGCGCTTACAGACGCTTATAATGAAGTGGTGAACGGGAGAACGAGCACAGACTG GGTGTTGTTCACCTATGAAGGAAACAGTAACGACATTCGAGTGGCAGGGAAGGGAG ATGGTGGGCTTGAAGAAATGGTGGAGGAACTGAACAGCGGCAAAGTCATGTACGCCTTCTGTAAAGTGTTGGACCCCAGCTCTGGAGTTCCCAAGTTTGTGCTCATCAACTGG ACTGGCGAGGGAGTCAAGGACGTTAGAAAGGGTGTTTGCGCCAATCACGTTCATTCAATGGCCAGTTTTCTGAGG GGGGCCCATGTGACCATCAACGCCCGATCAGATGATGATGTTGAACCTGCAGCCATCATGGAGAAGGTAACCAAGGGCTCGGGCGTCAACTACAACATCCAGAAAGAATCAAAGCAGAACAATAATTGTGAACCTCCTGGACGTGTG GGCTCTGTTTATAAAAAGGTCAGTGCTTTAGATGAAATACAGAGTACAGACAGAGACAACTTCTGGGCTAAGGCTGAG CAAGATGAAAAGACTCGCCGGCAGGAGGAGCGCAGGAAGGCAAATGAGGAGAGGCAGCGTCTGGAGAAAGAACGGAGGGAGCGGGATGCTCGAGAGGCAGACGAACGAGAACAAAGTCGGAAGGAGAAAGGGAAAGAGATCGACCAACAGAGGCAA TTTGAAAAGAAACAAGAGGCAGAGAATAAAGAACAGGAGCAGAGAAAATTG GATAAAGAGCAGAAGGAACACCAGTCTCCTATCAAAGGAGGAATACTGCGATCGGAGTCTGTGCAGAAGGCCAAT GAGGCAGCATCAATTATCTCTCAGCGTTCCATCAATCCCAGAGAGCTGTTCATGCAGAAGGAGAGAAGTTTGGCCAACAGTGCAACGGCTTCTTCAGCCACCCGACCAA GTCAGTTGAGAAGCCCATTTTTATCCCAGCAAGCAGTCAGTGCAGAAAACCCTCCCAATGAAAGCAGGTCTCAGCCCTTATCTCCAGTTCGCCCTGCGGCAGCCGTCTCGGTTTCACATGTACCAGCTCCAGTCTCTCCTGCGCACAAAACTACTGCTTTCCCAGTAGAAAAGGAAG ACCCCTTCTCTGATGATCCATTTGTATCTGAACAAGCCGAgggttctgaagatgaatgggaTG ATTCAGGTGGGGAGGGATCGAGCCCTGATGCTGGGAAGCAGCAAAGTTATGATCTAAACGACATCTACACAGACGTCCCCTCACAAGAAAGTCTCTATGAGAACGTTAACCAG GATTTCCAAACCCATGCTGGTGAAGAAGAGGAGACAGGCGAAAACCAGAACATCTGCGCAAGAGCACTATATGACTACCAAGCTT TGGATGATACAGAGATCACCTTTGACCCGGATGATATTATCACAGGGATCGAGATGATAGATGAGGGCTGGTGGAGAGGTTATGGTCCTGACGGTCACTACGGACTTTTTCCTTCTAATTATGTTGAGCTTATTTAA
- the LOC132127104 gene encoding drebrin-like protein B isoform X1, with the protein MAVNLSKNGPALTDAYNEVVNGRTSTDWVLFTYEGNSNDIRVAGKGDGGLEEMVEELNSGKVMYAFCKVLDPSSGVPKFVLINWTGEGVKDVRKGVCANHVHSMASFLRGAHVTINARSDDDVEPAAIMEKVTKGSGVNYNIQKESKQNNNCEPPGRVGSVYKKVSALDEIQSTDRDNFWAKAEQDEKTRRQEERRKANEERQRLEKERRERDAREADEREQSRKEKGKEIDQQRQFEKKQEAENKEQEQRKLSPLIASFDVKDKEQKEHQSPIKGGILRSESVQKANEAASIISQRSINPRELFMQKERSLANSATASSATRPSQLRSPFLSQQAVSAENPPNESRSQPLSPVRPAAAVSVSHVPAPVSPAHKTTAFPVEKEDPFSDDPFVSEQAEGSEDEWDDSGGEGSSPDAGKQQSYDLNDIYTDVPSQESLYENVNQDFQTHAGEEEETGENQNICARALYDYQALDDTEITFDPDDIITGIEMIDEGWWRGYGPDGHYGLFPSNYVELI; encoded by the exons ATGGCAGTAAACTTGAGCAAAAACGGGCCCGCGCTTACAGACGCTTATAATGAAGTGGTGAACGGGAGAACGAGCACAGACTG GGTGTTGTTCACCTATGAAGGAAACAGTAACGACATTCGAGTGGCAGGGAAGGGAG ATGGTGGGCTTGAAGAAATGGTGGAGGAACTGAACAGCGGCAAAGTCATGTACGCCTTCTGTAAAGTGTTGGACCCCAGCTCTGGAGTTCCCAAGTTTGTGCTCATCAACTGG ACTGGCGAGGGAGTCAAGGACGTTAGAAAGGGTGTTTGCGCCAATCACGTTCATTCAATGGCCAGTTTTCTGAGG GGGGCCCATGTGACCATCAACGCCCGATCAGATGATGATGTTGAACCTGCAGCCATCATGGAGAAGGTAACCAAGGGCTCGGGCGTCAACTACAACATCCAGAAAGAATCAAAGCAGAACAATAATTGTGAACCTCCTGGACGTGTG GGCTCTGTTTATAAAAAGGTCAGTGCTTTAGATGAAATACAGAGTACAGACAGAGACAACTTCTGGGCTAAGGCTGAG CAAGATGAAAAGACTCGCCGGCAGGAGGAGCGCAGGAAGGCAAATGAGGAGAGGCAGCGTCTGGAGAAAGAACGGAGGGAGCGGGATGCTCGAGAGGCAGACGAACGAGAACAAAGTCGGAAGGAGAAAGGGAAAGAGATCGACCAACAGAGGCAA TTTGAAAAGAAACAAGAGGCAGAGAATAAAGAACAGGAGCAGAGAAAATTG TCACCCTTGATTGCCTCATTTGATGTTAAGGATAAAGAGCAGAAGGAACACCAGTCTCCTATCAAAGGAGGAATACTGCGATCGGAGTCTGTGCAGAAGGCCAAT GAGGCAGCATCAATTATCTCTCAGCGTTCCATCAATCCCAGAGAGCTGTTCATGCAGAAGGAGAGAAGTTTGGCCAACAGTGCAACGGCTTCTTCAGCCACCCGACCAA GTCAGTTGAGAAGCCCATTTTTATCCCAGCAAGCAGTCAGTGCAGAAAACCCTCCCAATGAAAGCAGGTCTCAGCCCTTATCTCCAGTTCGCCCTGCGGCAGCCGTCTCGGTTTCACATGTACCAGCTCCAGTCTCTCCTGCGCACAAAACTACTGCTTTCCCAGTAGAAAAGGAAG ACCCCTTCTCTGATGATCCATTTGTATCTGAACAAGCCGAgggttctgaagatgaatgggaTG ATTCAGGTGGGGAGGGATCGAGCCCTGATGCTGGGAAGCAGCAAAGTTATGATCTAAACGACATCTACACAGACGTCCCCTCACAAGAAAGTCTCTATGAGAACGTTAACCAG GATTTCCAAACCCATGCTGGTGAAGAAGAGGAGACAGGCGAAAACCAGAACATCTGCGCAAGAGCACTATATGACTACCAAGCTT TGGATGATACAGAGATCACCTTTGACCCGGATGATATTATCACAGGGATCGAGATGATAGATGAGGGCTGGTGGAGAGGTTATGGTCCTGACGGTCACTACGGACTTTTTCCTTCTAATTATGTTGAGCTTATTTAA
- the LOC132127158 gene encoding cytochrome c oxidase subunit 5B, mitochondrial-like — MAARLLLRSAVRAAVTRRSSPVLALSRGMAAGGIPTDEEQATGLEKKIMNAMKTGTDPYNILKPKEYAGSKTDPHLVPSITNKRIVGCVCEEDNTAVVWFWLHEGEAQRCPSCGSHYKLVPHELPH; from the exons ATGGCTGCAAGGTTACTGCTAAGAAGCGCAGTCAGGGCCGCTGTGACCCGCAGGTCCTCTCCGGTGCTCGCGCTGAGCAGAGGGATGGCGGCGGGAG gTATTCCCACTGATGAGGAGCAGGCAACTGGACTCGAGAAGAAGATTATGAATGCTATGAAAACAGGCACA GATCCTTACAACATACTGAAGCCCAAGGAGTATGCAGGGTCAAAGACGGACCCCCATCTTGTACCGTCCATCACCAACAAAAGAATCGTTGGCTGTGTCT GTGAGGAGGACAACACCGCTGTGGTTTGGTTCTGGCTCCATGAGGGTGAAGCCCAGCGCTGTCCCTCATGCGGCTCTCATTACAAGCTAGTTCCTCATGAGCTTCCTCACTGA
- the LOC132127071 gene encoding neuropeptide Y receptor type 6-like, whose product MEASVNSDNISNTSAGLGQGTWVESSVCPPSVSGTTLLIVAYSTVIAVGLVGNTCLVFIISRQKEMRNVTNILIANLSCSDILMCVVCLPVTVIYTLMDRWILGETLCKVTPFVQCMSVTVSIFSLVLIALERHQLIIHPTGWTPAAGHSYLAVAVTWMVACFISLPFLSFNILTNAPFQNLSLPFNPFSDHVICMELWPSERNRLAYTTSLLLFQYCLPLLLILLCYLRIFLRLRRRKDMVEQATEARQRKARGAQRINAMLVLIVVAFALCWLPLNVFNTIFDWYHQVLPSCQHDVIFSACHLTAMASTCVNPVVYGFLNTNFQKELKATLQRCHCGWGVPETYESFPLSTVATDVTKVSSMQQGSLLRSEQCAHC is encoded by the coding sequence ATGGAGGCCTCTGTGAACTCAGACAACATCAGCAACACCTCAGCTGGGTTGGGCCAGGGAACATGGGTTGAGTCCAGCGTATGCCCTCCCTCTGTGAGTGGCACGACCCTTCTGATCGTGGCCTACAGCACCGTTATTGCGGTGGGATTGGTGGGCAACACTTGTCTGGTCTTCATCATATCCAGACAGAAGGAGATGAGGAACGTCACCAACATCCTCATCGCCAACCTCTCCTGCTCCGACATCCTCATGTGCGTGGTGTGCCTCCCCGTGACGGTCATTTACACGCTCATGGACCGCTGGATCCTGGGCGAGACGCTGTGCAAGGTCACGCCGTTCGTGCAGTGCATGTCCGTCACGGTGTCCATCTTCTCGCTTGTCCTCATCGCGTTGGAGCGCCATCAACTCATCATCCATCCCACTGGCTGGACACCCGCCGCAGGCCATTCTTACCTGGCCGTGGCGGTCACCTGGATGGTGGCCTGCTTCATTTCCCTACCCTTCCTGTCCTTTAACATCCTCACTAACGCTCCGTTCCAGAACCTCAGCCTTCCATTCAACCCGTTCAGCGACCACGTGATTTGCATGGAGCTCTGGCCGTCCGAACGCAACCGTTTGGCATACACCACCTCGCTTCTGCTATTCCAATACTGCCTCCCCCTGCTTCTCATTCTACTCTGCTACTTGCGCATATTCCTGCGTTTGCGCAGACGGAAGGACATGGTGGAGCAAGCCACCGAGGCCCGGCAGAGGAAGGCGCGGGGCGCTCAGCGCATCAACGCCATGTTAGTTTTAATCGTGGTTGCTTTTGCTCTCTGCTGGCTCCCGCTCAACGTCTTCAACACCATCTTTGACTGGTACCACCAGGTGCTTCCTTCTTGCCAGCACGACGTCATCTTCTCGGCCTGCCACCTCACGGCAATGGCGTCTACCTGCGTCAACCCAGTGGTGTATGGCTTCCTCAACACCAACTTCCAGAAGGAGCTGAAGGCGACACTCCAGCGCTGCCATTGTGGCTGGGGCGTACCGGAGACCTACGAGAGCTTCCCACTTTCGACGGTGGCCACTGACGTCACCAAGGTGTCATCCATGCAGCAGGGCTCTCTACTGAGATCGGAACAGTGCGCTCACTGCTAA